The genomic region AGAAGAACATAATGGGGACACCAAAAGGAGCAGAGTGCAGCACCCTTCTATTTCACTTAAAGTCTAGCCCTACTCAAGTTAAGTGGATATCAAACAGATTGGCTGTTACAATCATTCCAGTGTATGAAAAACTGACAGAATACCAGATGCACCAACAAAATGCCAGTTTGTATGTGTTATTGACCTTGCTTgagttcaaatcaaattaacaaaattaatcaaGATATGTTTGTGGATtcagaataaaaaataattatttaaccgctctgggtaaactgggcttaatgctgaAAAATGTTatcacaggttagcctgtgcagtgtgcacaggctcatcaggaacgacactttcagcttttatggcatttttttgtttaaaagaagtttcttcaaataaaaaatcaagttCAGGCAAAAATgggtcatcccatattagcctgtgtagaggCTAAAGTGGcataacactttacgcacctgcattatgcccaattttcccagaacaagtctgAATGAATGTTTTGTAACaattgaaaatgtgcatgtttccATGACAACTGTGTTCACACGAAGGTGTGAGAGCGCACAATCTTGACTGTTTCTGTGGTGTCCACGTCCGTGGATACAGACACCATGGAGATGGTTCCCGGTCCCATGTCGCCAGTCCCACAGAACTCTTTCATGGACTGAACACTGTACTTCACCTGTAACGGGAACCCATCCAGTAAACAAAAGCAATGATATCAATAAGCAAGGGGGTGGAAACAAGCCAAAGGCCCTTAAAATGTGTGATGACctccaggggtggcgaaatctaaaaaaactatacttgtccacagacaaccatttaggaaatttaacttgtccgttgctgaactacacttatCCGTAaatgtttatatacattataaacgcatttattgattaatgtaaaataatttgcaatatatcaaaatgagtatgatttgcttgttttgtttatagttgtatttcaatggtacattatTTATAGcagtttattataaacaatataaagactttctcaaactttgaTTATTAAAACATATGCTGAACATAAGtaatcgtaatcttaacaaattaaactagtccaatctGTGgactcatcagactgaggctctgcgcagctactggtagcaatttgattatcatcaactggtaaccattgaaaatctatgagccaagtttcttgaaaagttctggtacgtttacttagatcatattttttatcataatctttcttagtttttttgggacgtggactgctcaaagcttcgggtttctgctccgtttttaaagttttaaaaaaacaaaatgttccatctttaccattaaagtcctcttaaataacaaggtagaccgtgttttgttatcttagtttgatactttttatttccgtctgattgtaaaaatgaagaaaccagtctgtacactgtctaacagtcgggccgaatgttgaaaatgcggcatgctcccggtctcttatagaagggatcactgcgcaggagagtgcccgtattttagcttgattgctccgcaaatagcactgacaatgtaatcgcgtgtcaacatcagGTTGTAAaattaattacggctttaatacaatgtatatttttgtatacctggacccgacttttaaaaaacttgttgtccacggacaacttaattgaaaaaaatcagttgcccagacaagcaaatgtacgactcgggcaactcggacatttgatttcgccacccctgacatCTAGATTTTCAAACCAAAATGAGTATTGCTAATTCAAACCCAGATTTGTATTTGCTAATCCCTTATTACCTCCCGTAGAAACTCATTTTGTTGTCCGTTAgaaaaattaatacaatttacaacCCTTTTAACTAGATTGAAATTTAAAAGGCTTTAttcccaacccttagatactaatgagcagcaaacaaaataaaaccagaacactgccagtgttactcgcaggctggttTGGTTTAATGATGTTTTCATAATATATAGCCCTTTTCTTatttcttctgagtgggaaagggttcagcTTTACCAAAATGAGTATGTGGCTAATTCAAATCCAGATTTGTATTTGCTTATCCCTTTTTACCTCCCTTAGAAACTCATTTTGATGTGTAACAGAATTTTGTCTGTtagaaaaattaataaaatttacaacCCTTTTAACTAGAttaaaattttaaaggctttattccCAACCCTTAAACACTAACAAGcagcaaaaaaaataaaaccaaaacactgctagttactcgcaggctgttttggtttcatgttgttttcatatatagccattttcttatttcttctgagtgggaaagggttcagcTTTATCATAATACTGTAAGTGAAGACCAAATTTCTGAcctgaatcttgtaagaaaggtcttaatgCGTCAAAGTTTGTATCATGAGTGTTAATGGTTTAAGTCTAAACCTTATACTGAATGTGAAAACCTCTAACGCTGACCTGTTCCATGCCACTGACGACAGTCTTCCTTGCGACATGGGCTGCATGGGAACTGGTCTCCTTGATGGACTGGATCTTCATACTGCCTGCGTCCTTGATTTCACGGATCTTCAACGAGCCTGCGCATTGACATGGGATCATATAATTAGTAAATGTATCGGTATGCTACATGTAGATCTGTTTTTAGTAACAGATTGTATACgttgataaaattatttcaaaataagaagGCAAACCTACTTCTCACCCTTGAATGTGTCTGTTGTAGAAGACCACAAATACAAGTAAATTCTTTTCATGTAAGACTTAAGTTAATTAAAATGTCTATGCTAACAATCAGTTCCAATGAATATCAGTGAAAACTTCAGTTCAATTATTCTtgcaaatattgattaaaattttaatttaaaaactatcaacaaaactatttaaaaattcCAAGGATTAATCTGCTATTTGGCGGTGTCTACAAATTagcaaatagaaaaaaatatcaattttaatgtcataaatccTAATAAAGTATCCAAAATCATAACAGTTCTGTTGCAACGAAATTTGAGACTGGGAGAGTCCTGAGAGTGAGGcaaaatttacattttcagtAAGCCctataatacaacagtaatacAGTGTAGCTAAACCACTCACCTGTATCGGTGATGGACCTCACACTTATTTCcaaaaattttgtcaaaacaacaacTATTACGTAATCTCTCTCTAAAGGGACCCAGCCCCTTTCTCAAAAAgcgtgaaaaaaaaatctgtgaaCCACCCACCTGTATCTGTGATGGACCTCACATGTGACCGGACCTTCTCAATTTTCTTGCCAGCCCCGTACTTGAGTCGAGACCTCACTTCATCCAGCTGTGACCAGATGTCCTGTGACCCCTTTTCTTGTTCCTCTGTCTCCCCAGGGGTCTGACACTTGCTGGGAGAGCCCCTTACATTCGGAGAATTCACAGGGACCTCTGGGGGCGACCCCGGATCACTAGGGCTGGGAGATTCGTCCTCATCGTCGTCGATGTATCCTATGCTTTCATTGTGAGCGTAAGTTACTTCAATATCACCGTTATCAGTTTTGTGTTTGCTCACAACATCCAGCTCGTCGTGAgaacagcagcagcagttgcagccTTGGGAATGGCAGTATTTGTGGACGAAAAGACGCAGGAGTCCAATGATCGTTCCAAGGCCTAGAATTGCACCTGAGGTATAAGCACCAATGAAGACGCTGCTTATGTAAACAGCTTTCAGCTCTAATCTAATGGCAAGACTGACAGACATGTTTGAACTTCCAACCAAATTTTCTGCCACACAAATATGCTCCCCAGAGAAGTAACCTCGGAAAGCATGAATATGCAAACTGTTGTTGGAATCGATAAACACTTCAGATGTGAGAATAACGTTCAGTTTGCTGTAAACTGCGTTTGAAACCATGTGGTCATATTTGCCAGGAAACATGACCTTGCTTGAGTCATGTGTAAACATGTCACCCCATGGCGTTATCCAGTACACGACTCTTGGCAAATCCCCACTGACCTGGCAATCTAGCGAAAAGTCAGACTGATATAGCACTTCAGCATGTTGCGAAATGCTTTCCACAGTAGCACCTCTACATGGCAGAGTTGACACATTCAAATCCCTAAACTTAAATCCCATAACCTCTGCGGGGCCAGCGCATGTCGTCTCCCCCTTAAAGACCGTTTGATTACGATGGTACACCTCAATCAGAGTTTGCAAGGCACACGTGCACTGGAACTTATTCCGGCTGATGTCCACGCTGGCAAAATTAGACAACAGGTAGGAAGAATTGTTTGTGATGTAGCTCAACAAGTTATTGCTCATATCAAGAGACCTTAGAGAGGATATGTTAAGTCCTAATAAGAAATTCTCCACTTGTTGCAACATGTTACTGTTAACATTTAATGTTTCCAAGTTATGAAGACCATTGAAGTTGCTTGATTGCAAATTTCTTAAActatttttgttcaatttaagtGATTTTAAAGAATTTAGTCCTTGGAATAGTGCCTGTGGTAACTCTGCTAGTTCATTTCCGTCAAGATTTAATTGTAGCAAACTTCCCAACCATCGGAACGCCTTTGGCTctatatactttattttattcCCAGATAAAGTTAGCTCTTTAAGATTAGGGAAGTGTACCAAATCATTTTCTGAGATTTtctttaaaggaatatttttcacTTCAAGTGtttgtaattttgaaaatatacGTTTGACATTGTTGTCTGTAACTGAGACTCCTTTGAACAACAAATCGTACAGAGAACTGTCATCACTTCCTGACAAAGTGTTGCTATGGATACTAAGTTCTAACAGTTTCCATGGTGACAAGGTGTCAAGCTTGTAACTGGCAGAACTTTTGAATGCACAGGTTGCTGTCATATCATCATGAAAGCACTGACATCCTTGAGGGCATGCTTTCACATGGTGACCATCAGGGCCTGAGGTCGATTGTTGTACATAAACTGCCAGGCTCAACCTTAGGACGCAAGCAAGCGCTAACAGGGTCAATGAGATACCCATTGTTAGATGAGGCTTGAACAAACTTCACATCCAGGGGCGCCTACAAGAAAGGACATCAGATTAAacatacaacaagagatgtgtttatcaatgccccctaatgcgccgctttgaagccatataccccggtactgtaaaaccattaaatttcgtgtggtacaaattttcgtggatttcgttggtccactgAACCACAAATTCAAGTTCCAAcgattattaaaacatttttaatccaaaatcggtcatttccgaatgtcatttccgacatgtTCTTGTGTTGTAAGTTATcagagatatttgtttttgtaatagttacttcagttcagtaggtcacattacactatatctatcagtttttctttttttaattcatcatggttaatgtacgttttattaatcatggtaaattaatataataaatagcaTTACCAATTGTGgagaaaaacacatttctttaacCTGACGTCataaaattaacagtttgcagatttatcatatATGTCAATATGCGCAAGAGACAACggttttcacacatgtattttggggaccttatcaCTCAATTGTTTCCACATGGGGACCGATTGTGCTGAGAAGTGCAAATAATGTCAAAACAACatcgatggcaattagcgagcagggacccacaagtgcgccgctttatcacTCTTATCGATAATTATCGGCAAAACttgcatgcttcagtgcacattaacctcaagtcttgctgtcaaaacagataagcagattatgcttcgttattactctggttgttttaataaaagttt from Dreissena polymorpha isolate Duluth1 chromosome 5, UMN_Dpol_1.0, whole genome shotgun sequence harbors:
- the LOC127880626 gene encoding leucine-rich repeat and fibronectin type III domain-containing protein 1-like protein; its protein translation is MGISLTLLALACVLRLSLAVYVQQSTSGPDGHHVKACPQGCQCFHDDMTATCAFKSSASYKLDTLSPWKLLELSIHSNTLSGSDDSSLYDLLFKGVSVTDNNVKRIFSKLQTLEVKNIPLKKISENDLVHFPNLKELTLSGNKIKYIEPKAFRWLGSLLQLNLDGNELAELPQALFQGLNSLKSLKLNKNSLRNLQSSNFNGLHNLETLNVNSNMLQQVENFLLGLNISSLRSLDMSNNLLSYITNNSSYLLSNFASVDISRNKFQCTCALQTLIEVYHRNQTVFKGETTCAGPAEVMGFKFRDLNVSTLPCRGATVESISQHAEVLYQSDFSLDCQVSGDLPRVVYWITPWGDMFTHDSSKVMFPGKYDHMVSNAVYSKLNVILTSEVFIDSNNSLHIHAFRGYFSGEHICVAENLVGSSNMSVSLAIRLELKAVYISSVFIGAYTSGAILGLGTIIGLLRLFVHKYCHSQGCNCCCCSHDELDVVSKHKTDNGDIEVTYAHNESIGYIDDDEDESPSPSDPGSPPEVPVNSPNVRGSPSKCQTPGETEEQEKGSQDIWSQLDEVRSRLKYGAGKKIEKVRSHVRSITDTGSLKIREIKDAGSMKIQSIKETSSHAAHVARKTVVSGMEQVKYSVQSMKEFCGTGDMGPGTISMVSVSTDVDTTETVKIVRSHTFV